In Plutella xylostella chromosome 3, ilPluXylo3.1, whole genome shotgun sequence, the following proteins share a genomic window:
- the LOC119693529 gene encoding uncharacterized protein LOC119693529 — protein sequence MPCYFFNKFMFYRTVTVHRNTYMFRRMIWTILTSFAILCETVAVIIKTRCPRGEAHRSCFYYPESECWTSSEMLTRNLERLRKLDHCVSACVCRSATVRAYPEGPCIPAASCKGRALADKIGSLPVEWKHKPSL from the exons ATGCCgtgttattttttcaataaatttatgttttatcgAACTGTTACCGTCCATCgaaatacctacatgtttaGAAGAATGATTTGGACAATTTTGACGAGTTTTGCAATTCTATGTGAGACTGTTGCTGTTATtatca AAACCCGCTGCCCCAGGGGTGAGGCCCACAGGTCCTGCTTCTACTACCCGGAGAGCGAGTGCTGGACATCATCAGAGATGCTGACGAGGAACCTGGAGAGGCTCAGAAAACTCGACCACTGCGTCAGCGCTTGTGTTTGTAG GAGTGCGACAGTACGCGCGTACCCCGAAGGCCCGTGCATACCGGCCGCGTCGTGCAAGGGACGCGCCCTGGCGGACAAAATCGGAAGCTTACCTGTCGAGTGGAAGCACAAGCCTTCATTATGA
- the LOC125489220 gene encoding serine protease inhibitor dipetalogastin-like → MIRQLALTALLAAAARSAPTLCEICPAEKAPVCGSDQVTYYNGCVLKYCQNNPSVVVLHQGYCAGSTNPDPCLCPEKYQPICGTDGNTYGNECKLRCQKSRVRVEKAYDGWCGSQHPQVQVAEPNGVQVADANGVQVADANGVQVADANGVQVAENSDPCTCTRSYKPVCGSNGETYNNECLLNCVAATDAQTSSPVAKIYDGPCGSPSSQVQVANSNGVQVVDANGVQVAENSDPCTCTRNFKPVCGSNGETYNNECLLNCVAATEAMARSPVAKVHDGPCLPAGEQVIVADANGVQVAENSDPCTCTRSYKPVCGSNGETYNNECLLNCVAATDMTASSPVAKIHDGPCPPAGSHVIVADANGVQVAENSADPCTCTRAYKPVCGTNGETYNNECLLNCVASTSSGVALKHVGACGSDHVAPSNKCDCGRDLEPVCGSNGVLYNNKCLFDCALTWNTGMTIVHPSRCGPPPPCCKP, encoded by the exons ATGATTCGCCAATTAG CGTTGACCGCCCTGCTGGCGGCCGCCGCGAGGTCCGCGCCCACCCTCTGCGAGATCTGTCCCGCCGAGAAGGCCCCGGTCTGTGGCTCCGACCAGGTCACATACTACAACGGATGCGTCCTCAAATACTGCCAAAATAATCCAAGCGTCGTCGTCCTACATCAAGGTTACTGCGCAGGATCAACAAACCCGGATCCATGTTTATGCCCAGAAAAATACCAACCAATTTGCGGCACAGATGGAAATACTTATGGCAATGAGTGCAAGCTGAGATGCCAAAAAAGCAGAGTGCGCGTGGAGAAGGCTTACGACGGATGGTGCGGCAGCCAACACCCGCAAGTGCAAGTGGCCGAACCAAATGGAGTTCAAGTGGCCGACGCAAATGGGGTCCAAGTGGCCGACGCGAATGGGGTCCAAGTAGCCGACGCGAATGGGGTTCAAGTAGCCGAAAACTCCGACCCTTGCACGTGCACTAGAAGCTACAAACCAGTTTGCGGGTCCAATGGAGAGACTTATAACAATGAATGTTTGTTGAACTGTGTCGCCGCTACAGACGCCCAAACGAGTTCACCTGTGGCTAAAATCTACGACGGTCCCTGCGGCAGCCCAAGCTCACAAGTACAAGTGGCTAACTCGAATGGGGTCCAAGTGGTCGACGCGAATGGCGTTCAAGTAGCCGAAAACTCCGACCCATGCACGTGCACTAGAAACTTCAAACCAGTTTGCGGATCCAATGGCGAGACTTATAACAATGAATGTTTGTTGAACTGTGTCGCCGCTACAGAAGCTATGGCGAGATCGCCTGTGGCTAAAGTCCACGATGGCCCCTGCCTCCCAGCCGGAGAGCAAGTAATAGTGGCCGACGCGAATGGGGTCCAAGTGGCCGAAAACTCCGACCCTTGCACGTGCACTAGAAGCTACAAACCAGTTTGCGGATCCAATGGCGAAACTTATAACAATGAATGTTTGTTGAACTGTGTCGCCGCTACAGACATGACGGCTAGTTCACCTGTGGCTAAAATCCACGACGGCCCTTGTCCCCCAGCCGGCTCGCATGTGATAGTGGCCGACGCGAATGGGGTCCAAGTGGCCGAAAATTCGGCTGACCCTTGCACCTGCACTAGGGCTTACAAGCCCGTCTGTGGGACCAACGGGGAGACTTACAACAACGAATGTCTACTAAACTGTGTAGCTTCGACTTCTTCAGGCGTTGCGTTGAAGCATGTGGGGGCTTGTGGTTCAGATCATGTGGCTCCCAGCAATAAGTGTGACTGTGGAAGGGATTTGGAGCCGGTGTGTGGTAGTAATGGAGTGTTGTACAATAACAAATGTCTGTTTGATTGCGCTTTAACTTGGAACACCGGCATGACGATAGTTCACCCCTCACGTTGCGGCCCCCCTCCGCCATGTTGCAAACCGTAA
- the LOC125489221 gene encoding serine protease inhibitor dipetalogastin-like: MIRQLALTVLLAAAAQSAPTVCDHCPADHAPVCGSDQKTYHNGCFLTCLTYARAAKIHDGPCGSPSSQVQVANSNGVQVAENSDPCTCTRSYKPVCGSNGETYNNECLLNCVAATDAMARSPVAKIHDGPCLPAGSQVIVAGANGVQVAENSADPCTCTRAYKPVCGTNGETYNNECLLNCAASTSSGVALKHVGACGSDHVAPSNKCDCGRDLEPVCGSNGVMYNNKCLFDCALTWNTGMTVVHPSRCGPPPPCCKKP; encoded by the exons ATGATTCGtcaattag CGTTGACCGTCCTCCTGGCGGCCGCCGCGCAGTCCGCGCCCACCGTCTGTGACCACTGCCCCGCCGACCACGCCCCGGTGTGTGGCTCCGACCAGAAGACATATCACAACGGATGCTTCCTCACCTGCCTCACTTATGCCCGTGCGGCTAAAATCCACGACGGCCCCTGCGGCAGCCCAAGCTCACAAGTACAAGTGGCTAACTCGAATGGGGTTCAAGTGGCCGAAAACTCCGACCCTTGCACTTGTACTAGAAGCTACAAACCAGTTTGCGGATCCAATGGCGAAACTTATAACAATGAATGTTTGTTGAACTGTGTCGCCGCTACAGACGCGATGGCGAGATCGCCTGTGGCTAAAATCCACGACGGCCCCTGTCTCCCAGCCGGCTCGCAAGTGATAGTGGCCGGCGCGAATGGGGTTCAAGTGGCCGAAAATTCGGCTGACCCTTGCACCTGCACTAGGGCTTACAAGCCCGTCTGTGGGACCAACGGGGAGACTTACAACAACGAATGTCTACTAAACTGTGCAGCTTCGACTTCTTCTGGCGTTGCATTGAAGCATGTGGGGGCTTGTGGCTCAGACCATGTGGCTCCCAGCAATAAGTGTGATTGTGGAAGGGACTTGGAGCCGGTGTGTGGTAGTAATGGGGTGATGTACAATAACAAATGTCTGTTTGATTGCGCTTTAACTTGGAACACCGGCATGACAGTGGTTCACCCCTCGCGTTGTggcccccctcccccctgttGCAAAAAGCCTTAA
- the LOC105385760 gene encoding SWI/SNF-related matrix-associated actin-dependent regulator of chromatin subfamily A-like protein 1 has translation MSCTKEEIERKRLAALQRRQNNNKNSPLKPAPLQSTFSPSHSTKTSSNRSYHPYAKPAATLIESSVPPGKVVSGTIYLISEDRFEVNPSEFCAPLINVFKSLPSKNYDPASKLWNFSMDDYESLISKVSHLAPHIVLGPLPSFVLKVLREPTVDPNSVDLAPVEATLRNKLMPFQEEGVRFCIAKRGCCMLADDMGLGKTFQALAVASYYRQNWPLLIVTTSSMRETWQTKIHELLPSVPMMSIVCLSSHRDTQAVADKLTDVVICSYKLATTHHQLLKDKKFGVVIIDESHQLKCRQAACTRSLSALCRGAPRRLLLSGTPALSRPSELYSQLSVIQPGLFSNYVEYGKRYCAGKLNNFGWDMSGCSNLTELKILLSRRFLIRRTKSQAAPALTPTHREAVYLDQTLLQFSTQQRQELSSLAQTYTQTSTDKHAALLSFFSESARVKMPAVCKYIRQVLADESTAKFLIFAHHKTMIDALCETLDEVGTHYICIVGSTPTNSRAELVDKFQTSVTCRAAVLSVTAANAGLTLTAARLVLFAELHWNPAILTQAESRAHRIGQEGAVCSRYLLAPGTVDDFIWPLLQGKLNVLNEVGLCGETFENATTSLQESRNNITQYLSPSSSKNVNDYIPGTNIRKNSINCDRSKINYSKAKENSSSINNNDSFKEEDIDKSFFEDMEGDELLAGLDL, from the exons ATGAGCTGTACTAAAGAGGAAATTGAAAGAAAACGTTTAGCAGCTTTACAAAGGCGgcaaaacaacaataaaaactCTCCTTTGAAACCAGCACCTTTGCAATCTACTTTTTCTCCATCGCATTCCACAAAGACTTCATCAAACAGAAGCTATCACCCATATGCTAAACCTGCTGCAACTCTTATAGAAAGTTCTGTACCACCCGGCAAGGTTGTAAGTGGTACTATTTACTTGATTTCTGAAGACCGATTTGAAGTCAATCCTTCAGAGTTCTGTGCTCCATTGATTAATGTATTCAAATCTTTACCCTCTAAAAATTATG ATCCAGCATCAAAATTGTGGAATTTCTCAATGGATGACTATGAATCATTGATCTCTAAAGTATCCCATTTGGCCCCACACATTGTGTTAGGGCCATTGCCAAGTTTCGTGCTCAAG gTGTTGAGGGAGCCGACCGTGGACCCCAACTCTGTAGACCTGGCTCCAGTAGAGGCCACTTTGAGGAATAAACTCATGCCTTTTCAAGAGGAGGGTGTCAG GTTCTGCATAGCGAAGCGCGGGTGCTGCATGTTAGCGGACGACATGGGGCTCGGCAAGACGTTCCAGGCGCTCGCCGTGGCCAGCTACTACCGGCAGAACTGGCCGCTGCTCATCGTCACCACATCCTCTATGAG AGAAACATGGCAGACCAAGATCCACGAGCTCCTCCCCTCCGTGCCCATGATGAGCATCGTGTGTCTGTCCAGCCACCGAGACACGCAG GCCGTAGCGGACAAACTGACAGATGTAGTGATCTGTAGCTACAAGCTCGCCACCACCCACCACCAGCTGCTGAAGGATAAAAAGTTTGGGGTCGTTATTATT GACGAATCCCACCAGCTCAAGTGCCGTCAAGCGGCGTGCACGCGCTCCCTCTCAGCGCTGTGCCGGGGCGCCCCACGCCGGCTGCTGCTCAGTGGGACGCCCGCGCTGAGCAGACCGAGCGAGCTGTACTCACAGCTCAGTGTCATACAGCCGGGCCTGTTTAGCAACTATGTGGAGTATG GTAAGCGCTACTGCGCGGGAAAACTCAACAACTTCGGCTGGGACATGTCCGGCTGCTCCAACCTCACTGAGCTGAAGATACTGTTGTCCCGGCGCTTCCTCATACGACGGACTAAGAGCCAGGCCGCGCCCGCGCTCACACCCACGCACAG AGAAGCGGTATACCTCGACCAGACCCTACTCCAATTCTCCACACAACAGAGACAGGAGCTCTCCTCCCTGGCGCAGACATACACACAGACGTCGACGGACAAACACGCCGCGTTGTTGAGCTTCTTTAGTGAGTCTGCGAGGGTCAAGATGCCGGCTGTGTG CAAATACATCCGCCAAGTCCTCGCAGACGAGTCAACAGCCAAGTTCCTGATATTCGCGCACCACAAGACCATGATCGACGCGCTCTGTGAGACTCTAGATGAAGTGGGCACCCACTACATCTGCATTGTGGGCAGTACGCCCACCAATAGCCGCGCT GAGCTAGTAGACAAGTTCCAAACCTCCGTCACCTGCCGGGCCGCGGTCCTGTCAGTGACCGCCGCCAACGCGGGCCTCACGCTCACAGCCGCCAGACTGGTGCTGTTCGCAGAACTACACTGGAACCCCGCC ATCCTTACTCAAGCGGAGTCCCGCGCTCACCGCATCGGTCAAGAGGGCGCCGTCTGTTCCCGATATCTGCTAGCTCCGGGGACGGTCGACGACTTCATATGGCCGCTGCTGCAGGGGAAACTCAAT GTGTTAAACGAAGTTGGACTCTGTGGGGAAACATTTGAGAATGCCACGACCAGTTTACAG gaaagCAGAAACAACATCACACAATACCTAAGTCCGTCAAGTTCGAAAAACGTAAACGACTACATACCAGGAACTAATATTAGGAAAAACTCAATAAACTGTGATAGaagcaaaataaattatagtaaAGCTAAGGAAAATAGTTctagtattaataataatgatagcTTTAAAGAGGAAGACATAGACAAGTCGTTCTTCGAAGACATGGAAGGAGATGAACTGCTGGCCGGTTTGGACTTATGA
- the LOC105385748 gene encoding congested-like trachea protein, which translates to MSEQSSPFKYFLSGGFGGVCTVLAGHPMDTVKVRLQTMPLPKPGEKPLYGGTWDCFSKTVKQEGFRGLYKGMSAPLTGVAPIFAISFFGFGLGKKLIKGESTEPLSKMELFAAGAFSGIFTTSIMAPGERIKCLLQIQQGGNAPKKYSGMADCAKQLYAEGGIRSIYKGSVATILRDVPASGVYFMTYELVKEKLIPEDASAQVKMLAAITAGGCAGIGNWIVAMPADVLKSRLQTAPEGTYPNGIRDVFKQLMEKEGPLALYKGVTPVMLRAFPANAACFLGFEMAIKFLNWVAPNV; encoded by the coding sequence ATGTCTGAACAAAGTAGCCCTTTTAAATACTTCTTGAGTGGCGGTTTCGGAGGTGTCTGCACGGTGTTAGCTGGACATCCGATGGACACCGTCAAAGTACGTCTACAAACGATGCCTTTGCCCAAACCTGGCGAAAAACcattgtatgggggcacctgggaCTGCTTCTCTAAGACAGTGAAGCAGGAAGGGTTCCGTGGCCTCTACAAAGGTATGTCAGCACCTTTAACTGGAGTAGCGCCAATTTTCGCCATCAGTTTCTTTGGCTTTGGACTTGGTAAGAAACTTATTAAAGGCGAAAGCACAGAACCTCTTTCGAAAATGGAACTGTTTGCTGCCGGTGCATTCTCTGGGATCTTCACAACATCAATCATGGCCCCTGGAGAACGAATCAAGTGTCTGCTTCAAATTCAGCAAGGAGGCAATGCACCCAAGAAGTACAGCGGCATGGCCGACTGCGCCAAGCAGCTTTACGCTGAAGGAGGCATCAGAAGCATATACAAGGGCAGTGTTGCAACTATATTGAGAGATGTGCCTGCCAGCGGTGTCTACTTCATGACTTATGAGTTAGTGAAAGAGAAGCTAATCCCAGAAGATGCCAGTGCCCAGGTGAAGATGTTGGCAGCCATTACCGCAGGCGGGTGTGCTGGTATTGGTAACTGGATTGTTGCAATGCCTGCTGATGTTCTAAAGAGCCGTCTTCAGACCGCCCCAGAAGGGACGTATCCTAATGGAATCAGAGATGTTTTCAAACAGCTGATGGAGAAGGAAGGTCCACTGGCTCTCTACAAAGGTGTGACCCCAGTGATGCTCAGGGCTTTCCCAGCAAATGCTGCCTGCTTCCTTGGTTTTGAAATGGCCATTAAATTTCTGAACTGGGTTGCACCTAATGTTTGA
- the LOC105385749 gene encoding G patch domain and ankyrin repeat-containing protein 1 homolog, whose protein sequence is MLPNKYCNFVQASTSNTSEAGSHKETPSIINSISGEEAKRLYIEEVKDLKHPYVSGVVDEEFTQDLNVNKHSTKRRKTETPVSDKELFLATQNDDVDTVKNVLDSNPEKLHILDEFGWSLLMMACQGNSVNTVKLLLTLGADTSIRDKAGNSAQNLVIKNKNLQIAELLLSGVTNRNTKQKAKHKRPEQKLEYVCEICNKVYADKDLHLSSTIHNLNASKNKKIPTVYKIPETNKGFQIMLKTGWDKDSGLGYDGSGIKYPIKPVPKKDRKGLGHDKTKDKNAKVEDKSVCIKPRSLYDSQKKSRDLEIRFRREFY, encoded by the coding sequence atgtTACCAAATAAATACTGCAACTTTGTCCAAGCATCCACTTCCAACACGTCAGAGGCTGGATCTCATAAAGAAACTCCATCAATAATAAACTCAATAAGTGGCGAAGAAGCAAAACGGCTGTACATTGAAGAGGTCAAAGATCTGAAACATCCATATGTTAGTGGTGTTGTTGATGAAGAGTTTACACAGGacttaaatgtaaataaacatagcaccaaaagaagaaaaactgAAACTCCTGTCAGCGACAAAGAACTGTTTCTTGCTACACAAAATGATGATGTTGATACAGTCAAGAATGTTTTAGACAGTAACCCAGAAAAGCTTCACATACTGGATGAGTTTGGTTGGAGTTTGCTGATGATGGCCTGCCAAGGTAACTCTGTAAATACGGTCAAGTTACTACTAACACTTGGAGCAGATACTTCAATTAGAGACAAGGCTGGCAACTCAGCACAAAACTTAGTCATCAAGAACAAAAACCTTCAAATAGCTGAATTACTATTGAGTGGTGTAACTAATAGAAATACAAAGCAAAAAGCAAAACATAAAAGACCTGAGCAAAAATTAGAATATGTTTGTGAAATCTGTAACAAGGTTTATGCTGATAAGGACCTCCATTTATCTTCAACTATACATAACTTGAATgccagtaaaaataaaaagataccAACAGTCTACAAAATACCAGAGACAAATAAAGGCTTCCAGATAATGTTGAAAACTGGATGGGACAAAGATTCAGGACTTGGGTATGATGGATCTGGCATCAAGTACCCAATCAAACCAGTGCCTAAGAAGGACAGAAAAGGTCTGGGACATGACAAGACTAAGGATAAAAATGCAAAGGTTGAGGACAAGTCTGTATGTATAAAACCAAGAAGCTTATATGACTCGCAGAAGAAAAGTAGAGATTTAGAAATAAGGTTCAGGAGAGAATTTTATTGA
- the LOC105385747 gene encoding uncharacterized protein LOC105385747 isoform X2, whose amino-acid sequence MMDTNKTVYTTQIQKRKLIRLITQNPQLVHFKASQDFNFKDSQRLWKSITNQCNALPGARKTWKQWRKDIRAKAKIRQKEMNGEIPASARFFTPLEQEVMGYTLGKGSQDLSESQEHDLYTSKQEQMMLETNHIEEINLVELQTDETKSPSKVTPKQRIIQKMSNASRSRNKNNSNSYNDPSYDLLATLEQEKIKIKADYLSFKKDYLSEKLKLMKEQTEALQSIARELAK is encoded by the exons ATGATGGATACAAACAAAACGGTTTACACCACGCAAATTCAGAAAAGGAAACTTATTAGACTTATCACGCAGAACCCCCAGTTGGTGCACTTTAAGGCATCCCAGGATTTTAACTTTAAGGACTCACAACGATTGTGGAAATCCATTACTAACCAATGTAATGCACTCCCCGGGGCTAGGAAGACTTGGAAACAGTGGCGGAAA GATATTAGAGCTAAAGCGAAAATACGGCAAAAAGAAATGAACGGGGAAATACCGGCATCAGCCAGATTCTTCACTCCGTTGGAGCAAGAGGTTATGGGGTACACATTGGGAAAAGGCAGCCAGGATTTGTCTGAATCTCAAGAACATGACCTCTACACTTCAAAACAAGAACAAATGATGCTAGAGACTAATCACATAGAAGAAATAAACTTAGTTGAACTGCAAACCGATGAAACAAAGTCACCATCAAAAGTAACCCCAAAGCAAAGAATCATTCAAAAAATGTCAAATGCATCAAGGTCTCGTAACAAGAATAATTCCAATAGTTACAATGATCCAAGCTATGATTTACTCGCTACTCTAGAACAGGagaaaataaagataaaagcagattatttaagttttaaaaaggATTATTTGAGTGAAAAGCTGAAGCTTATGAAAGAACAAACTGAGGCATTGCAAAGTATTGCTAGAGAACTTGCAAAATAA
- the LOC105385747 gene encoding uncharacterized protein LOC105385747 isoform X1, translated as MMDTNKTVYTTQIQKRKLIRLITQNPQLVHFKASQDFNFKDSQRLWKSITNQCNALPGARKTWKQWRKTFQDIRAKAKIRQKEMNGEIPASARFFTPLEQEVMGYTLGKGSQDLSESQEHDLYTSKQEQMMLETNHIEEINLVELQTDETKSPSKVTPKQRIIQKMSNASRSRNKNNSNSYNDPSYDLLATLEQEKIKIKADYLSFKKDYLSEKLKLMKEQTEALQSIARELAK; from the exons ATGATGGATACAAACAAAACGGTTTACACCACGCAAATTCAGAAAAGGAAACTTATTAGACTTATCACGCAGAACCCCCAGTTGGTGCACTTTAAGGCATCCCAGGATTTTAACTTTAAGGACTCACAACGATTGTGGAAATCCATTACTAACCAATGTAATGCACTCCCCGGGGCTAGGAAGACTTGGAAACAGTGGCGGAAA ACATTTCAGGATATTAGAGCTAAAGCGAAAATACGGCAAAAAGAAATGAACGGGGAAATACCGGCATCAGCCAGATTCTTCACTCCGTTGGAGCAAGAGGTTATGGGGTACACATTGGGAAAAGGCAGCCAGGATTTGTCTGAATCTCAAGAACATGACCTCTACACTTCAAAACAAGAACAAATGATGCTAGAGACTAATCACATAGAAGAAATAAACTTAGTTGAACTGCAAACCGATGAAACAAAGTCACCATCAAAAGTAACCCCAAAGCAAAGAATCATTCAAAAAATGTCAAATGCATCAAGGTCTCGTAACAAGAATAATTCCAATAGTTACAATGATCCAAGCTATGATTTACTCGCTACTCTAGAACAGGagaaaataaagataaaagcagattatttaagttttaaaaaggATTATTTGAGTGAAAAGCTGAAGCTTATGAAAGAACAAACTGAGGCATTGCAAAGTATTGCTAGAGAACTTGCAAAATAA